In a genomic window of Triticum dicoccoides isolate Atlit2015 ecotype Zavitan unplaced genomic scaffold, WEW_v2.0 scaffold97910, whole genome shotgun sequence:
- the LOC119348619 gene encoding low molecular mass early light-inducible protein HV90, chloroplastic-like: MATMMTMSSFAGAAVLPRGSAGHFGAQSLPALGRRALIVRAQTEGPSAPPPNTPKASTSIWDALAFAAPAPERINGRLAMVGFVTALAVEAGRGDGLLSQLGSGTGQAWFAYSVAVLSVASLVPLLQGESAEGRAGAIMNANAELWNGRFAMLGLVALAATEIITGAPFINV; this comes from the exons ATGGCAACCATGATGACCATGAGCTCCTTCGCCGGTGCCGCCGTCCTGCCGCGTGGCTCGGCCGGCCACTTCGGTGCCCAGTCTCTGCCAGCACTGGGCCGACGCGCCCTCATCGTCAGGGCACAAACCGAAGGCCCGAGTGCACCACCGCCAAACACACCCAAG GCGAGCACCTCGATCTGGGACGCGCTGGCGTTCGCCGCACCCGCGCCGGAGCGCATCAACgggcggctggccatggtgggTTTCGTGACTGCGCTTGCCGTGGAAGCAGGCCGTGGCGACGGGCTCCTCTCGCAGCTCGGCAGCGGCACCGGGCAGGCGTGGTTCGCCTACTCCGTGGCGGTGCTGTCTGTGGCGTCGCTGGTGCCACTGCTCCAGGGCGAGAGCGCTGAGGGCAGAGCCGGTGCCATCATGAACGCCAACGCGGAGCTCTGGAACGGCCGCTTCGCCATGCTCGGCCTCGTCGCGCTCGCCGCCACCGAGATCATCACCGGCGCGCCCTTCATCAACGTGTAA